The following proteins are encoded in a genomic region of Necator americanus strain Aroian chromosome II, whole genome shotgun sequence:
- a CDS encoding hypothetical protein (NECATOR_CHRII.G7942.T2) yields MFTGSARSRMFMLFYFAVPVGSGLGFVVGSTVASYMGAWQWGIRLTAVAGIIALALLILIVDEPQRGAAEKSDDRLPSKSGSYWKDVKTLMRTPTFISCTWAYTTLIFVTGTLSWWEPTIIKHAVAWNQGLNDTELLPNYKKDQIGQIFGGITTVAGIIGVSAGTILSETLLKGQGIFRPLKTERAQPLVSGLGSLIAAPLLLLGFLFGHQDILILWVLLFFVVTFLSFNWSLNVDVLMSVVLPSMRSTAFSYFMLISHLFGDASGPYIIGAISDAIRGDVKTPKTQYISLVKASAVTVVLLCISAVLYFVTSVTLPKDQAKFRKQLGLTDCDRKETDSSSSSNEKLNRIYIDESEQV; encoded by the exons ATGTTCACAGGAAGTGCAAGAAGTCGAATGTTTATGCTGTTCTACTTTGCTGTTCCTGTTGGAAg cgGTCTCGGTTTCGTTGTTGGTTCAACCGTTGCGTCATACATGGGCGCTTGGCAGTGGGGAATACGGCTTACAGCAGTGGCTG GAATCATTGCGTTGGCGTTACTGATTCTAATCGTTGACGAACCCCAGCGGGGCGCGGCAGAGAAGTCCGATGATAGACTTCCTTCAAAATCTGGCTCGTATTGGAAAGACGTCAAGACGCTGATGCGCAC GCCCACCTTCATTTCGTGCACATGGGCTTACACAACGCTGATATTTGTCACCGGAACCTTGTCCTGGTGGGAACCAACAATCATAAAACATGCCGTAGCATGGAATCAAGGACTCAACGACACCGAACTTTTACCCAATTACAAAAAGGACCA aatTGGACAGATTTTCGGAGGTATCACTACGGTAGCAGGGATCATAGGAGTTTCAGCTGGAACGATTCTCTCCGAG ACGCTTCTTAAAGGTCAAGGCATATTCAGACCACTAAAAACTGAACGAGCCCAACCTTTGGTATCTGGACTTGGGTCGCTAATAGCGGCGCCTCTCCTACTTCTAGGATTTCTCTTCGGTCATCAGGACATTCTCATTCTCTGG gttctcttgttttttgtcGTAACTTTCCTCTCTTTTAACTGGAGTCTCAATGTGGACGTTCTTATG AGTGTTGTTCTCCCATCGATGAGAAGTACGGCGTTCTCCTATTTTATGCTTATCTCCCATCTTTTTGGAGATGCTAGTGGGCCATATATCATTGGAGCG ATTTCGGATGCTATTCGTGGTGACGTGAAAACGCCAAAAACGCAGTATATTTCTCTTGTGAAAGCCAGTGCTGTGACTGTGGTTCTATTGTGCATATCTGCCGTATTGTATTTTGTTACATCTGTAACACTTCCCAAGGATCAGGCGAAGTTCAGGAAACAATTAG GTTTAACGGATTGTGACCGGAAGGAAACAGACTCTTCATCGTCGTCCAACGAGAAGCTAAACAGGATTTATATAGATGAGAGCGAACAAGTGTAA
- a CDS encoding hypothetical protein (NECATOR_CHRII.G7942.T1) codes for MDRFTVAGVLPQVQSYYKIGDSMAGLIQTIFISFFMIGSPISGYLGDRFNRKFIIIVGIAIWLVAVVASSFVPANLFWLFLLFRGIVGIGEASYSNICPSMISDMFTGSARSRMFMLFYFAVPVGSGLGFVVGSTVASYMGAWQWGIRLTAVAGIIALALLILIVDEPQRGAAEKSDDRLPSKSGSYWKDVKTLMRTPTFISCTWAYTTLIFVTGTLSWWEPTIIKHAVAWNQGLNDTELLPNYKKDQIGQIFGGITTVAGIIGVSAGTILSETLLKGQGIFRPLKTERAQPLVSGLGSLIAAPLLLLGFLFGHQDILILWVLLFFVVTFLSFNWSLNVDVLMSVVLPSMRSTAFSYFMLISHLFGDASGPYIIGAISDAIRGDVKTPKTQYISLVKASAVTVVLLCISAVLYFVTSVTLPKDQAKFRKQLGLTDCDRKETDSSSSSNEKLNRIYIDESEQV; via the exons ATGGATCGTTTCACTGTGGCAG GAGTCTTGCCTCAAGTACAATCTTATTATAAGATTGGCGACTCTATGGCTGGTCTAAtccaaacaatttttatttcattttttatgatTGGTTCACCAATAAGCGGCTATCTTGGAGACAG ATTCAATCGAAAATTCATTATAATTGTTGGAATTGCCATATGGCTTGTTGCAGTAGTTGCTTCCAGTTTTGTTCCTGCTAAC CTTTTCTGGCTGTTCCTCCTTTTTCGTGGAATCGTTGGCATTGGAGAAGCTTCGTATTCAAACATTTGTCCATCAATGATTTCTGATATGTTCACAGGAAGTGCAAGAAGTCGAATGTTTATGCTGTTCTACTTTGCTGTTCCTGTTGGAAg cgGTCTCGGTTTCGTTGTTGGTTCAACCGTTGCGTCATACATGGGCGCTTGGCAGTGGGGAATACGGCTTACAGCAGTGGCTG GAATCATTGCGTTGGCGTTACTGATTCTAATCGTTGACGAACCCCAGCGGGGCGCGGCAGAGAAGTCCGATGATAGACTTCCTTCAAAATCTGGCTCGTATTGGAAAGACGTCAAGACGCTGATGCGCAC GCCCACCTTCATTTCGTGCACATGGGCTTACACAACGCTGATATTTGTCACCGGAACCTTGTCCTGGTGGGAACCAACAATCATAAAACATGCCGTAGCATGGAATCAAGGACTCAACGACACCGAACTTTTACCCAATTACAAAAAGGACCA aatTGGACAGATTTTCGGAGGTATCACTACGGTAGCAGGGATCATAGGAGTTTCAGCTGGAACGATTCTCTCCGAG ACGCTTCTTAAAGGTCAAGGCATATTCAGACCACTAAAAACTGAACGAGCCCAACCTTTGGTATCTGGACTTGGGTCGCTAATAGCGGCGCCTCTCCTACTTCTAGGATTTCTCTTCGGTCATCAGGACATTCTCATTCTCTGG gttctcttgttttttgtcGTAACTTTCCTCTCTTTTAACTGGAGTCTCAATGTGGACGTTCTTATG AGTGTTGTTCTCCCATCGATGAGAAGTACGGCGTTCTCCTATTTTATGCTTATCTCCCATCTTTTTGGAGATGCTAGTGGGCCATATATCATTGGAGCG ATTTCGGATGCTATTCGTGGTGACGTGAAAACGCCAAAAACGCAGTATATTTCTCTTGTGAAAGCCAGTGCTGTGACTGTGGTTCTATTGTGCATATCTGCCGTATTGTATTTTGTTACATCTGTAACACTTCCCAAGGATCAGGCGAAGTTCAGGAAACAATTAG GTTTAACGGATTGTGACCGGAAGGAAACAGACTCTTCATCGTCGTCCAACGAGAAGCTAAACAGGATTTATATAGATGAGAGCGAACAAGTGTAA